In Methylacidiphilum infernorum V4, a single window of DNA contains:
- a CDS encoding sigma-54-dependent transcriptional regulator, protein MTKEKTADSPLPQDQEEPVLQSILIVDDEEDVFYSFQRFLEEFPVRTFSAKSGEEALKLLKTQAVDVIIMDIRMGKKSGLETLKEIRKLFPQQVVVIMTAYGTCQTAIEAMKMGAYDYILKPFNMIELKSVITKALEASKLTKEVSSQAFPANAFDSRSLHIIGKSAPMQQVYKLIGQVAPTNATVLIVGESGSGKELVARAIYQYSLRANKPFIAINCAAIPENLLESELFGHERGSFTGAMAQRIGKFEQGDGGTVFLDEIGEMPISTQAKILRVLQEGEFSRLGSNEPIKTDVRIIAATNKDLAAAVAKREFRADLFYRLNVVKISLPPLRERVEDIPDLIDHFLAKHRRYLPNAPTCISSQAMRSLLAYHWPGNIRELENVIQRAMVLATSATIQNCHLPEEIQAAEKKKYFKEKSGKGGPAGGLDFLVQEIVGSDLRDHRLETLKSLLHRIYTQVLEECEGDESKAKRILGFHSAWVNTLK, encoded by the coding sequence ATGACAAAAGAAAAAACAGCCGATTCTCCTCTTCCCCAGGACCAGGAAGAACCTGTTCTTCAATCCATTCTCATTGTCGATGATGAAGAGGATGTTTTTTATTCTTTTCAAAGATTCCTTGAGGAGTTTCCCGTAAGGACGTTTAGTGCGAAATCAGGGGAAGAAGCTTTGAAGTTACTCAAGACCCAAGCTGTTGACGTCATCATTATGGATATCCGGATGGGGAAAAAAAGCGGTCTTGAAACCTTAAAAGAGATCAGGAAACTCTTTCCCCAGCAAGTCGTAGTTATCATGACGGCTTATGGAACTTGTCAAACGGCCATTGAAGCCATGAAAATGGGTGCCTACGACTACATATTAAAACCTTTCAACATGATCGAATTAAAATCGGTCATCACCAAGGCATTGGAAGCTTCAAAGCTGACCAAGGAAGTTTCTTCCCAAGCCTTCCCTGCGAACGCCTTCGACAGCCGCAGCCTGCATATCATAGGGAAAAGCGCTCCCATGCAGCAAGTTTACAAACTGATCGGGCAGGTAGCTCCCACCAATGCGACCGTGTTGATCGTCGGGGAAAGCGGTTCCGGTAAAGAGCTTGTTGCCCGAGCTATTTATCAATATAGTCTTAGGGCTAATAAGCCTTTTATAGCCATCAATTGTGCAGCGATTCCTGAAAATCTTCTTGAAAGTGAGCTTTTTGGCCACGAGAGAGGATCGTTTACAGGGGCCATGGCTCAGCGCATCGGCAAATTTGAACAGGGAGATGGAGGAACGGTATTCCTGGATGAAATAGGAGAAATGCCGATTTCCACTCAAGCTAAAATTTTAAGGGTACTCCAAGAAGGGGAATTCTCCAGGTTAGGGAGTAACGAACCCATCAAAACGGATGTGCGGATTATAGCGGCGACCAACAAGGATCTTGCTGCCGCGGTAGCGAAAAGGGAATTTAGAGCGGATCTCTTTTACCGGCTCAACGTGGTCAAAATTTCCCTTCCTCCCTTAAGAGAAAGGGTTGAAGATATTCCCGATCTCATAGATCATTTTCTGGCTAAACATCGCCGTTATCTTCCCAATGCTCCTACTTGTATTTCTTCGCAGGCCATGAGGAGCCTGTTGGCTTATCATTGGCCGGGAAACATAAGGGAGCTGGAAAACGTTATCCAGAGAGCGATGGTTCTTGCGACCAGTGCCACGATCCAGAATTGTCATCTTCCAGAAGAAATCCAAGCGGCTGAAAAGAAAAAGTATTTTAAAGAGAAGTCCGGCAAAGGAGGTCCGGCTGGAGGATTAGATTTCCTCGTCCAGGAAATTGTGGGTTCAGATCTAAGAGATCATCGACTCGAAACTCTGAAAAGTTTATTGCATAGGATTTATACTCAGGTTCTCGAAGAATGTGAAGGAGACGAATCCAAGGCAAAGAGAATCTTAGGGTTTCATTCCGCTTGGGTAAATACTTTAAAGTAG
- a CDS encoding class I SAM-dependent methyltransferase, which produces MKNTKDTLVKEPTLILLLSACLWAAFSFRNEKGWSNVYAKPYVFTSNTFTDRIPFWTKDLEEFKGKPAIQFLEIGTFEGRSALWVLENILTDPTSSLTVIDTFDGPYYKTFLHNVNLSGQSARFKILAGYSTEKIKEVPLHSIDFAYIDGSADGNVMFEDLKNAWDRVKVGGIILCNRYRLTPHLRRVFGLHSGDPGPREAIDRFIAAFKPYISIIDFQPNFVVLRKLQEATPASQRIGRTKDPVIK; this is translated from the coding sequence ATGAAAAACACCAAGGATACCTTGGTAAAAGAACCCACCTTGATCTTGCTTTTATCCGCATGCCTATGGGCGGCCTTTTCATTCCGCAATGAGAAAGGATGGTCAAATGTCTACGCCAAGCCCTACGTCTTTACGAGCAACACCTTTACGGACAGGATCCCTTTTTGGACCAAGGACTTGGAAGAGTTCAAGGGTAAACCGGCGATACAATTTCTCGAAATCGGGACTTTTGAAGGAAGGTCTGCACTCTGGGTTTTGGAAAATATTTTAACCGATCCCACCTCTTCCCTTACCGTAATCGATACCTTTGATGGCCCTTACTATAAAACTTTTCTGCACAACGTGAACCTTTCAGGACAGTCAGCCAGGTTTAAGATCTTAGCGGGTTACTCCACGGAAAAAATCAAGGAAGTACCCCTCCATTCCATAGATTTTGCCTATATCGATGGATCAGCCGACGGCAACGTTATGTTCGAGGATCTTAAAAATGCCTGGGATAGGGTAAAAGTCGGTGGAATAATCCTATGTAATCGGTATCGGCTAACCCCGCATTTAAGAAGAGTTTTTGGACTGCATTCGGGCGATCCCGGCCCCAGGGAAGCCATTGACAGGTTTATTGCCGCTTTTAAGCCCTATATAAGCATTATCGATTTCCAACCCAACTTTGTTGTCCTGCGTAAGCTTCAAGAAGCAACTCCTGCAAGCCAACGCATAGGGAGGACCAAAGACCCGGTAATAAAATAG
- a CDS encoding Fur family transcriptional regulator, protein MVRKTKQKEAIFRVLSSAESPLSPAEIQNRASLLVPSLGIATVYRLLKTLKEMKQVVTVEIPGESPRYEISGRAHHHHFYCRKCHQIFELGKCDERIEDLAPKGFLVQEHEIILYGRCPSCAP, encoded by the coding sequence ATGGTACGTAAAACCAAGCAAAAAGAAGCGATATTCCGGGTGTTGAGTAGTGCAGAAAGTCCTTTATCTCCGGCAGAGATCCAAAATCGAGCTTCCTTGTTGGTTCCTTCCTTGGGTATCGCTACCGTGTATCGTCTCTTGAAAACCCTTAAAGAAATGAAACAAGTTGTTACCGTGGAAATTCCCGGGGAATCTCCCCGCTACGAAATTTCAGGAAGGGCCCACCATCACCATTTCTATTGTCGGAAATGCCATCAAATCTTTGAACTGGGAAAATGCGATGAGCGGATTGAAGATCTTGCACCTAAGGGTTTTTTAGTCCAAGAACACGAAATCATCCTCTACGGAAGGTGTCCTTCTTGTGCTCCATAA
- a CDS encoding ribonuclease H-like domain-containing protein, whose protein sequence is MNTAQKNILYLDIETQKSAYEVGGWQKKHLMGLSIAVIYSSLYNKYFIFSEKDVDQLLTMLREADCIVGFNILGFDIPVLESYSIFNLSELRCLDLLVDIEKKISRRIKLEQIAKATLGIGKTAHGLQALQWWKEGKLLEIAEYCCYDVKITKLIHEYGVKYGKVYYTGEGGVKESIPVNWQII, encoded by the coding sequence GTGAATACGGCTCAAAAAAATATCCTTTATCTCGATATCGAAACCCAAAAAAGTGCCTATGAGGTTGGCGGCTGGCAGAAAAAGCATCTCATGGGGTTATCCATAGCGGTTATCTATAGTAGTCTTTACAATAAGTATTTCATATTTAGCGAAAAAGACGTTGACCAGCTTTTAACGATGCTGAGAGAAGCCGATTGCATCGTGGGTTTTAACATTCTGGGTTTCGACATTCCCGTCCTGGAATCCTATTCGATTTTTAATCTTTCAGAGCTTCGCTGCTTGGATCTTCTCGTCGATATTGAAAAAAAGATCTCCAGGCGCATCAAGCTTGAACAAATCGCCAAAGCCACCCTGGGTATTGGTAAAACGGCCCACGGTTTGCAAGCCTTGCAGTGGTGGAAAGAAGGAAAATTGCTCGAAATTGCTGAATACTGCTGCTACGACGTAAAAATAACCAAGCTGATCCATGAATATGGTGTAAAATATGGCAAGGTGTATTATACCGGCGAAGGGGGAGTCAAGGAATCGATTCCCGTAAACTGGCAGATTATTTAA
- the rpsB gene encoding 30S ribosomal protein S2, which translates to MVELEDLIKSGTHFGHKKDRWNPKMAPFLLGLKGGIHLIDPKKTMDYLKGACDFLKKVSFEGGKVLFVGCKRQAQRIVEEVARKSGSFYVNYRWLGGTLTNLVTIRKSIARMKWIDQLEENGTMERLPKKEVSKLRRENIKLHRSLDGIKDMEKLPSAIVVIDVVREEIAVSEAQKLNIPIVALVDTNGNPENIDYPIPANDDSIRSIRTILEEINAAIIEGKKEAGLSLPEENTPLLSEKESLTS; encoded by the coding sequence ATGGTAGAATTAGAAGATCTTATCAAATCGGGTACCCATTTTGGGCATAAAAAGGACAGGTGGAACCCTAAAATGGCCCCCTTTCTTCTTGGTCTTAAGGGGGGAATTCATTTGATCGACCCTAAAAAGACAATGGATTATTTAAAAGGGGCTTGTGATTTTCTTAAAAAAGTTTCCTTTGAAGGGGGTAAGGTTCTTTTTGTGGGTTGCAAACGGCAGGCGCAAAGAATCGTAGAGGAGGTTGCCCGCAAAAGCGGTTCATTCTACGTCAATTACCGGTGGCTTGGGGGCACTCTGACCAACTTGGTAACTATTCGGAAGTCTATTGCACGCATGAAATGGATAGATCAGCTTGAAGAAAACGGGACGATGGAGAGGCTTCCGAAGAAAGAAGTATCGAAACTAAGAAGAGAAAATATAAAGCTTCACCGGAGCCTGGATGGAATAAAAGACATGGAAAAGCTTCCTTCGGCGATCGTCGTGATCGATGTTGTCAGGGAAGAAATCGCGGTATCGGAAGCCCAAAAATTAAACATCCCTATCGTTGCCCTTGTAGATACCAATGGCAACCCTGAAAATATCGACTATCCTATTCCGGCGAATGACGATTCGATAAGGTCTATAAGAACAATTCTTGAAGAAATTAATGCGGCTATAATAGAAGGAAAAAAAGAAGCTGGGTTGTCTTTACCTGAGGAAAATACTCCTCTTCTTTCTGAAAAAGAATCTTTGACTTCCTAG
- the tsf gene encoding translation elongation factor Ts, whose protein sequence is MANSLSVHLVKELREKTGAAIMDCKKALEVSKGDIDEAEKWLRQQGIAKAKKKSERLTPEGVIASYIHAGDKIGVLVEVNCETDFVARTPTFKELAKEVAIQIAAASPRFLSKEDIPKEVLDEERQKIIESLKGQNKEDLDKVVQEKLEKFIVDSCLLEQPFVKDQSITVRDLICQRIAQIGENIVVRRFVRFQLGEEIEN, encoded by the coding sequence ATGGCGAACTCTCTATCTGTACATCTTGTCAAAGAACTGCGGGAGAAAACGGGAGCAGCAATCATGGATTGTAAAAAAGCTTTAGAAGTTTCCAAAGGCGACATCGATGAAGCTGAAAAGTGGCTAAGACAGCAGGGGATAGCCAAAGCCAAGAAAAAATCCGAGAGGCTGACGCCCGAAGGGGTCATTGCTTCTTATATTCATGCTGGAGATAAAATTGGTGTCCTTGTCGAAGTAAACTGTGAAACCGATTTTGTCGCCAGGACACCCACATTCAAGGAGTTAGCTAAAGAAGTAGCGATCCAGATTGCAGCGGCAAGCCCCAGGTTCCTTTCCAAGGAGGATATCCCCAAGGAGGTACTCGACGAGGAAAGGCAAAAGATTATCGAATCATTAAAGGGACAAAACAAGGAGGACCTGGATAAGGTCGTGCAGGAGAAACTCGAAAAATTCATCGTGGACAGTTGCCTGCTTGAACAACCCTTTGTAAAAGATCAAAGCATAACTGTTCGCGATCTGATCTGCCAGCGCATAGCCCAAATTGGCGAAAATATTGTTGTTCGCAGGTTCGTGAGATTTCAGTTGGGGGAGGAGATAGAAAATTAA
- the accC gene encoding acetyl-CoA carboxylase biotin carboxylase subunit: MFNKILIANRGEIALRIIRACRDLGVKTLAVYSDVDEKSLHVQLADEAICIGKGPATESYLRMDRIISAAEIGDVDAIHPGYGFLAENPHFAEICANCNIKFIGPKAATLKKMGNKVMARFHARKAGVPVVPGSEGVVESEKEALKISHQIGYPVIIKAVAGGGGRGMRIAHNDVSLVQGFVAARLEAEKSFGDGSIYIEKLIEDPRHVEFQIIADTKGKIFHVGERDCSVQRRNQKLVEESPSPVVDPILRKKMGKISVRLAESVDYEGVGTIEYLVDKFGNFYFIEMNCRIQVEHPVTEEVYGVDLVKEQILVAAGYPLGKEWEELEPKKHAIEFRINAEDGLQDFRPCAGKIDFLHFPGGPGIRIDSHLYQGLEISPYYDSMLVKLIAVGNTRGEAIIRMRRALEEITIEGVKTTVPIGKSVFQHSDFQRGEYTVNLLNKILAAKKSLDEF; this comes from the coding sequence ATGTTCAATAAGATCTTAATCGCTAATCGAGGTGAAATCGCACTAAGAATAATTCGAGCATGCCGGGATCTGGGGGTTAAAACTCTTGCCGTCTATTCCGATGTGGATGAAAAATCTCTTCATGTTCAACTTGCCGATGAAGCGATATGTATTGGCAAGGGGCCGGCTACGGAAAGCTATCTGCGGATGGATAGGATAATCAGCGCCGCAGAAATTGGGGATGTGGATGCGATTCACCCCGGTTACGGTTTTTTAGCCGAAAATCCCCATTTTGCTGAAATCTGTGCCAACTGTAACATCAAGTTTATTGGGCCTAAAGCGGCTACCTTGAAAAAAATGGGTAATAAAGTCATGGCCCGCTTCCACGCTCGCAAGGCAGGAGTTCCCGTGGTTCCCGGAAGCGAGGGGGTGGTGGAATCTGAAAAGGAAGCTTTGAAAATCAGCCACCAGATTGGATATCCGGTTATTATAAAGGCTGTGGCCGGAGGGGGAGGAAGGGGAATGAGGATTGCTCACAACGATGTAAGCTTGGTCCAGGGATTTGTTGCGGCGAGGCTTGAGGCTGAAAAGTCTTTTGGAGATGGCAGCATATACATTGAAAAACTCATTGAGGATCCTCGACACGTGGAATTCCAGATTATTGCCGATACCAAGGGTAAAATTTTTCATGTCGGTGAAAGGGATTGTTCTGTGCAACGCAGAAATCAAAAACTTGTTGAAGAATCCCCTTCCCCCGTGGTTGACCCGATCTTAAGAAAAAAAATGGGCAAGATAAGTGTTCGACTTGCCGAATCGGTTGATTATGAGGGGGTGGGAACCATTGAATATCTTGTCGATAAATTTGGCAACTTTTATTTCATTGAAATGAATTGCCGGATTCAAGTCGAACACCCCGTCACCGAGGAAGTTTATGGCGTTGATCTTGTCAAGGAACAGATTCTTGTGGCTGCTGGTTACCCCTTGGGAAAGGAATGGGAGGAACTGGAGCCTAAGAAACATGCTATAGAGTTTCGGATCAATGCGGAGGACGGTCTCCAAGATTTTCGACCTTGTGCAGGCAAAATTGATTTTCTCCATTTTCCCGGTGGACCGGGAATACGGATCGATTCTCATCTTTACCAAGGCTTGGAAATTTCCCCCTACTATGATTCGATGCTTGTAAAGTTAATTGCCGTGGGCAATACCCGGGGAGAAGCTATAATCCGGATGAGAAGGGCATTGGAGGAAATAACGATTGAAGGAGTAAAAACAACCGTGCCGATTGGAAAATCCGTTTTTCAGCACTCCGATTTCCAACGGGGTGAATACACGGTCAATCTTTTAAATAAAATTCTTGCAGCTAAAAAATCCCTGGATGAATTTTAA
- the thiE gene encoding thiamine phosphate synthase: protein MIQGYLRKKYLLSQARFYGILDLGYVPPSQAASFARKLVEGKVDILQLRAKKEDKKEILRISLEIKPLLGGADILFIINDHPDVALESGADGVHLGQEDMPISEARSYLGDNFLIGKSTHSLEQALRAASEQTDYIGCGPIFKTPTKPDYLPLGLEAIPRVKQQIKKPVFFIGGINQENIHEVLDAGADRVVMVSALLKAADIPLFCRQMKNLLSLKGLWA from the coding sequence ATGATTCAAGGTTATCTGAGGAAAAAATACCTTTTAAGCCAGGCTAGATTTTATGGGATTTTAGATTTGGGTTATGTCCCTCCATCCCAGGCGGCAAGCTTTGCCCGTAAACTTGTAGAAGGGAAGGTCGATATTTTGCAATTGCGGGCAAAGAAGGAGGATAAAAAGGAGATATTAAGGATTTCGCTGGAAATAAAGCCCCTTTTGGGGGGAGCGGATATCCTTTTTATTATCAATGACCATCCCGATGTTGCCTTGGAAAGTGGGGCCGATGGAGTTCATTTAGGCCAAGAGGATATGCCCATTTCAGAAGCGAGAAGCTATTTAGGCGATAACTTTTTGATTGGAAAGTCTACCCATTCCCTTGAGCAGGCATTGAGAGCTGCTTCCGAGCAAACCGATTATATCGGTTGTGGCCCGATTTTTAAAACCCCTACCAAACCGGATTATCTTCCCTTGGGTCTTGAAGCTATACCTAGGGTAAAGCAGCAGATTAAAAAGCCGGTATTTTTTATCGGAGGTATCAACCAGGAAAATATTCATGAGGTCCTGGACGCCGGCGCGGATAGGGTTGTCATGGTTTCAGCCCTTTTAAAGGCTGCCGATATTCCCCTTTTTTGCAGGCAAATGAAAAACCTTTTGTCCCTAAAAGGGCTTTGGGCTTGA
- a CDS encoding NADPH:quinone reductase — MKAIVVSRFGGPEVLEYKEIAKPEVQKDSVLIAVKAAGVNPVDTYIRAGSFGYQKSLPFVPGIDGAGIVEEAGEGVSKFPKGQRVFFQGVMGSYAEYVVCPESHVFALPPSLSFSQGAAIGSPYATAYHGLFQCAEAQAGQSVLVHGASGGVGIAAVQWAKSHGLSILATAGTPQGRELVLGMGAEKVFNHYEEGYVEQILDYTKNQGVEIILEMLANKNLEKDLSLVADRGKIVVIGSRGRIEIDPRNILRKEARLIGVNLFLATPTQRKSIFSAIEAGLMNNTLRPVIRAEIPLEKASLAHEMILKPGAAGKIILVT, encoded by the coding sequence ATGAAAGCCATTGTTGTATCCCGATTTGGTGGACCCGAGGTTCTTGAATACAAAGAGATTGCCAAACCTGAAGTTCAAAAGGATTCGGTCCTGATAGCGGTCAAAGCCGCGGGGGTCAACCCCGTAGATACCTACATAAGGGCGGGTAGTTTTGGTTATCAAAAAAGCCTTCCTTTTGTTCCTGGGATTGATGGAGCGGGCATAGTTGAAGAAGCAGGAGAAGGAGTGTCGAAGTTTCCTAAAGGACAAAGGGTATTTTTTCAAGGTGTTATGGGCAGTTATGCTGAATATGTCGTCTGCCCGGAAAGCCATGTATTTGCACTTCCCCCAAGTCTTTCTTTCTCTCAAGGGGCGGCAATAGGCAGTCCTTATGCTACCGCCTATCACGGCTTGTTTCAATGTGCCGAAGCCCAGGCGGGACAGTCGGTTCTCGTTCACGGCGCAAGTGGAGGAGTGGGGATCGCCGCCGTGCAATGGGCTAAAAGCCATGGGTTAAGCATACTGGCTACGGCCGGGACCCCGCAGGGTAGGGAATTGGTCTTAGGCATGGGAGCGGAAAAGGTTTTTAACCATTATGAGGAAGGATACGTTGAGCAAATCTTGGACTATACGAAAAACCAAGGTGTGGAAATTATTCTTGAAATGTTGGCGAATAAAAACCTGGAAAAGGATTTATCCCTGGTGGCCGATCGGGGGAAAATCGTTGTCATTGGCAGCCGAGGAAGAATAGAAATCGACCCTAGAAATATATTGAGGAAGGAAGCTAGGCTTATCGGGGTCAATCTTTTTCTAGCCACCCCTACCCAGAGGAAATCCATTTTTTCGGCTATCGAAGCCGGGCTGATGAATAATACTCTCAGGCCTGTTATTCGAGCCGAGATTCCCCTGGAAAAAGCTTCTTTAGCCCACGAGATGATCCTAAAGCCCGGAGCAGCCGGAAAAATCATCCTCGTTACCTGA
- the ileS gene encoding isoleucine--tRNA ligase — protein sequence MDYSLTVLLPKTDFPMKANLPQREPHWIEVWEKEKVYSTLLEKRKNCPQFILHDGPPFANGKAHMGSGLNKILKDIVLKSRNMLGFQCPYIPGWDCHGLPIEHKVMSEYPALAADPLSIRNKCKEYARYWIEIQKEQFRRLGILGSWDNPYITMDPGYEAAELRLFAELVEKKWVYRGLRPVFWSVGCRTALAEAEIEYQKKEDIAIYVEFPVGEEELKKAGLPQGTSFLAWTTTPWTLPANLALAVSPDLSYELRQVGGKKFIVAGKLAESIPGFSHSVVLLSFPSGQNLEGLKYNHPLLPREGVVYTADFVSGETGSGIVHIAPGHGMEDYQLGMVHGLEVYSPVDDQGRFTKQCGIEKIVGLSVFEANSILCAMLKEKGLLWAKYPYVHDYPFCWRSKTPIIFRSVPQWFIAIEAFKSLALKEIERVNWIPSRGENRIKGAVESRKDWCISRQRYWGVPIPAFYKKSGEAILDPSIIRRFADKVEEEGTDLWFRLESKELCQLLGLAPSEDLVKGLDTLDVWIDSGSSHYSVLKPRGEDPADLYLEGSDQHRGWFQSSLLLSVASKGKAPYKSVLTHGFVVDLDGKKLSKSSGARDLSEQIQTYGADLLRLWVASEEYAEDVPFSKEIFSRLSDSYRLIRNSLRILLGNLHDFNPQEQSLPDDRLREIDRYFELCVNKLVKKTKAFYENYEFSQVYQALTRFCSVELSSFYIDILKDRLYCDGQNWLSRRSAQTVLYRTFECLVKLLAPILPFTTEEAWRASGKTSSIHLELFPEEREIKEEEKLLKRWEKILQLRDLANRELEKARKQKMIGKNLEAKLILFTDDFEAEDTALLTEVFLVSQLEIIRSSKTEILVEKALGKKCPRCWKFSLFAQSNSDPQYPHVCPRCLKVLKGLPESFLVSD from the coding sequence ATGGATTACAGCTTAACCGTGTTATTACCCAAAACCGACTTTCCCATGAAAGCCAACCTTCCCCAAAGGGAGCCTCATTGGATTGAGGTTTGGGAAAAAGAAAAGGTCTACTCCACTCTTTTAGAAAAAAGGAAAAATTGTCCCCAGTTTATCCTTCATGACGGACCTCCCTTTGCAAACGGTAAAGCTCATATGGGAAGTGGGCTTAATAAGATACTCAAGGACATAGTTCTAAAATCTAGAAACATGCTTGGTTTCCAATGTCCCTATATTCCAGGTTGGGATTGTCATGGACTTCCCATTGAACACAAGGTGATGAGCGAGTATCCCGCCCTTGCCGCAGATCCCCTGTCCATTCGAAATAAATGCAAGGAATATGCCCGTTATTGGATAGAAATACAAAAAGAACAATTTAGGCGGTTAGGGATCCTGGGTTCATGGGATAATCCCTACATTACCATGGATCCCGGCTACGAAGCTGCCGAGTTGAGGCTTTTTGCAGAGCTTGTCGAAAAAAAATGGGTTTACCGGGGACTACGCCCTGTTTTTTGGAGTGTAGGATGTAGAACAGCCCTAGCCGAAGCTGAAATTGAATATCAAAAAAAGGAAGACATCGCCATTTACGTGGAATTCCCCGTGGGAGAAGAAGAGCTCAAAAAAGCGGGACTGCCTCAAGGAACTTCTTTCCTTGCATGGACGACCACTCCCTGGACACTTCCGGCAAATTTAGCCTTGGCGGTGAGCCCCGATCTCTCTTATGAACTGAGGCAGGTCGGAGGGAAAAAGTTCATCGTTGCCGGCAAGCTTGCCGAATCGATTCCCGGATTTTCTCATTCTGTTGTTCTCCTCTCTTTCCCCAGCGGCCAAAATCTTGAAGGGCTCAAATACAACCATCCTCTCCTCCCTAGAGAAGGAGTAGTGTACACGGCTGATTTCGTCAGTGGAGAAACGGGCAGTGGAATAGTCCATATCGCCCCGGGACACGGGATGGAGGATTATCAACTCGGCATGGTTCATGGACTGGAGGTTTATTCCCCCGTAGACGATCAGGGAAGGTTTACGAAGCAGTGCGGAATAGAAAAGATCGTGGGATTAAGCGTTTTTGAAGCCAACAGCATCCTTTGCGCCATGCTCAAAGAAAAAGGGTTGCTCTGGGCAAAATATCCTTACGTTCATGATTATCCCTTTTGCTGGCGTTCCAAAACCCCCATCATCTTTCGATCTGTTCCACAGTGGTTCATTGCAATCGAAGCTTTCAAGTCCCTGGCGCTCAAGGAAATCGAGCGCGTCAACTGGATCCCCTCTCGAGGGGAGAACCGGATAAAGGGAGCCGTGGAAAGCAGGAAAGATTGGTGCATCTCCAGACAAAGATACTGGGGGGTTCCCATTCCCGCTTTTTACAAAAAAAGCGGAGAAGCAATCCTGGATCCCAGCATCATAAGACGGTTTGCCGATAAGGTAGAAGAAGAGGGAACTGACCTATGGTTCCGGTTAGAGAGTAAAGAACTCTGCCAACTTCTCGGTCTTGCTCCCTCAGAAGATCTCGTCAAAGGCTTGGATACGCTCGATGTCTGGATAGATTCCGGTTCGAGTCATTACTCGGTCCTAAAACCGAGAGGAGAAGATCCCGCCGATCTCTACCTGGAAGGAAGCGATCAACATCGGGGCTGGTTTCAATCTTCTCTTCTTTTAAGCGTCGCCTCGAAGGGAAAAGCTCCTTATAAATCTGTCCTTACCCATGGTTTTGTCGTTGATCTCGATGGGAAGAAACTTTCCAAGTCTTCGGGAGCAAGGGATCTTTCCGAACAGATCCAAACTTACGGAGCCGATCTATTAAGACTTTGGGTTGCCAGTGAAGAGTACGCCGAAGATGTTCCCTTCTCAAAGGAAATATTTAGCCGGTTGTCTGACTCTTACCGGTTGATCAGGAACTCCTTAAGGATCCTTCTTGGGAACCTTCATGATTTCAATCCTCAAGAGCAGTCGCTTCCAGATGACCGACTTCGGGAAATCGATCGGTATTTCGAACTTTGCGTCAATAAACTCGTCAAAAAAACAAAAGCTTTTTATGAAAACTACGAATTTTCACAAGTTTACCAAGCTTTAACCCGTTTTTGTTCAGTGGAATTATCCAGTTTTTACATCGATATTCTCAAGGACAGGCTCTACTGCGATGGACAAAATTGGCTTTCGAGAAGATCCGCCCAGACCGTCTTGTATAGAACTTTTGAATGCCTCGTCAAACTTCTTGCGCCGATTCTTCCCTTTACCACCGAAGAAGCATGGCGGGCTTCAGGGAAAACCTCCTCCATCCATTTGGAGCTCTTTCCAGAAGAGAGGGAAATCAAAGAGGAGGAAAAACTGCTCAAGCGCTGGGAAAAAATATTACAACTCCGGGACCTTGCCAATCGCGAACTGGAAAAAGCCCGGAAGCAAAAAATGATCGGGAAAAACCTCGAGGCAAAATTAATCCTCTTCACGGATGACTTTGAGGCGGAAGACACCGCCCTTTTAACCGAAGTTTTCTTGGTTTCCCAGCTTGAAATTATCAGGTCTTCTAAAACGGAAATCCTCGTGGAAAAAGCCTTGGGAAAAAAATGTCCCCGGTGCTGGAAGTTTAGCCTCTTTGCCCAATCCAACAGCGATCCCCAATACCCCCATGTTTGTCCCAGGTGTTTAAAAGTCCTTAAAGGACTGCCTGAATCCTTCTTGGTTTCCGATTAA